TATTGTGCAATTATTTTACGACTAGACACATCTGTACAATAAAAGACTTTTTCCATCAATGCCTTTTATATGGTGATAGTAATGCATGAAGACATGTGCTGAGACTTTGACACATGCTGACACATACATGAGTTATAATGACCATTGTTTGGGATTGATGGCTGTCATTATAACTCACACCCTTGCAATAACACATATTCgatgaacttttttttataacgGGAAAATAATTAACTTGTTTATAAAGCTAACTGATATTTCGCTCACCTGTTGTGGCAACCTTAGTATCCAATATTTAGTGTTTTTctcaaattttgtaaaattgctAACGTAGCTTGAATAATGCATTTGAAGAACAAGGCgtttattgctttttgttttaataactttatagGGGCAATTAGGTTTTAAAGAATTATTAGCTTTTGTTGATCAAAGCCGAGATGTTGTAGTGTTGCCAGAAGAAAAACGCGTTTAACCCCTagataactcatttattttttctgctGGAAGATAGTCAAATTGCTTTCTGAtgaacaatatttcaataagCATTTACATcatatgtgtttattgttgcTTGTCTGTTTGGCTTTGGCATTCATAATTCAGTGAATAAATACGATCGCAGATAAATTTAAGCCATATAAACCTTATTCAAAGTAAACGCATCTGCCGAAGCTATGCCTTGTTATTTTCGTTGATTAGAATGGAAAAGTCTATCTCAATGTTCATtcgatatatatacatatatatatactcgaTCTGACCCTTTATCAGCAGCTTTATATTACCAGTGTTCAGAAAATAACTAGCTCATTTCaagtaaaatattaagttttcaaaacgtcAAATCTTTGAGAGTATGGCTTTAGATAACAATATTCCTGATATAAAAACAGAATTCACAATGAAGtgcattttcaaattttcagtTGTGTGGAATgccattaaaattaataataaaggGACATTTTTTATATGAGCACATTATGATAATAAAGCATgtatttcattatcaattacaatttatattttcaggtacAAAAGTGCTTTCAGGCCAACGACAGAAAAATAAGTGGATTGTGGTTTAGTTTACGGACACAAAGCGTAAAACTTTTAGAACTGGTATTCCAAGTATACACGTTCATCAGGCTTGTGGTAAACTAATACTTAGAAATCAGAACAGATAAAGGCTTGCCAACATTGGTCAGCTTGGGAAAAATCGATACGCTCATTGATAATATACGAGTTTCAACAGGCTGAGCACCAAACCTCTTTGGCAACGAAAAGTGGAAATAATGAAGTTAATTATAAAGTAAGATATATCTTTAAAGCTCTATGACAGTGATGTGCAATATATTAAAAGAAGCCTGATACCACCGTTGATAAATTTATTAAAGACGAAGAAAACTGTTCGCCACACGAAGCCTGTACGTGCCAATTTGCCATCAATGTGTAAGAATGGCGTATAAGACAAGGGTTTGGTCTTTAACATGAAGGTAAAAGAAAAGTGGACCTGAAAAATAAGATGGAAAATATGAATGGCAAAAGGAAAAGCAATGCTcatgataataattaatgtGATAACAAATGTGTCATGGCAACAGCCGGAAGAAAATGATGTTCAGCGgataaatgataattaaaatacatcTATCTGAAACTAAACTGTTTATTCGAACCGATCACAAGTGTATGCCTTTTCATcgtttaaaaagaaacaatcaCACCATTTGCAAAGCATTTCAAGAAAACAGAATATAACATTGGTCAGATGAAGTGGTGATCAATGGGAGCCTAATGACTGATGTTACTTGTCTCACGTTTAATCAAGTCACCCTACCGGGACAACTGAAATTTAGAGGACCTACCTACATACATTGTGGTTTGTAGTGAGTGACAAATGTCAGTTTTAAGGCTGTGTTATCCTCTTTCGGAAAAAGGTTGTAGCCGGTTAAACTGTTGTATCTTGCTGAACGTATCAGTGACATCTGTTTCGTTTCAACAGAAGTCATATCTTATTGACTTAGTTAACATAAAAGGCAATGGAAAAATGAATCTAAAATACTTCATTAACATATAGGAATCAAACTACTCTCTATCCGCAATACTGCTTGCACATGAGCGTGGGGATCTTATACGCAGTGTCGTAAGCGTGAACTCATTAAACACTGCAAATCGGATTGGACAAGATTACATTTATCAACACGAAGACTTAGTATGTCACTAGAGATGGAACCAGATACTGTGTTTATTTCATCAGCCGTGACCTTCAGCAATGAAACGGGAACTAATATCACAACGCTCACATCACCTGAGCAAATGCCGCCTATGATGCCTCCACAACCACCAACTGATCCATTACTTGAATTCAAAAAATATGCGTTAATCATAACCAACATTATAGGAATACTAGGCAATTTTTtagtgttctatgtctttacACGAACAAAACTCAAACGCCCTTCAACATCAAGATACCTAGCAGCGACTGCCATCGCTGATTCAGGGTACCTGATGACGGTCATGTTAGTAAGCATGACACAACACAACAATATGCGGATACAAAATCGTGTTGGAATGTGTCAACTTGTGCAATTTGGACAACATGCATTTCCATTTTTGATTCGCTGGTACCTTACTGCAgttgttgttgataaatatattgGTGTAATGTGGCCGAGAAAGAAATCGAAAATGTGCACAGTATTTAGGGCAAAATGTGTGATAATCTCTTTAGCAATTATGGCAATAGTGTGTTATCTATATGTGACTTGGTTTTTTGTATCATACGACATTGAGCCTCCTGTTTGTAGCATAAACTGGGCAGATAAAAGGGTCAAAGATTCGTGGACTATCCTGACTAGAATGGATGCCATTGTTAATTTTGTGTTTCcgtatataataatgttttcactGACGTGCCTTATTGCGTATAGAAGTTGGCAGTACCATCAACACTCCATGTCGGCAGGTGAAAGGTTTCTACGGCGACGCCGAGTGACAACGCCGGAGGACAAGGAATTTAAAACAACGCCACTATTGATACTTCTAGTGTCATTTTCGTTGCTGCTGTGTATTCCAAATAGTACAAGCCGTCTACGTGAGCTTTCATCGTCAGACTTCCGGCCACAAATCACAGAAACAACCCTGATGATAAATGGGTTGTTCTTTTACTTTGAGGTCCTAAATAGCGCAATAAGGATTTTCATTTACATTCTGGCATCAAACAGTTTCACTCGGCAATTAGGCAAAATATTGTTCTGTACACATAGGTGTAAAAAGAAGAAATCAGACAATCGCGAGCTTCAATCATGCCATCAGACGAGCATCGACGGCAACACGTCCAATGTTAAGACGGTTGGAACTTCAACTGAGGGAATAGTCTAATCGCTGAAACAATTGTTCACATGGTGGTTCTTAgatattgcaaaacaaacagTTAAATAGCATGTGTCTAAACCTCATATTACATTTTGATAGCTTATTTTGTGCAAGGCTGTATAATGAGTAATCAAGTACAAAATGTATACTCATACTGCCAGAATCTGTTTCACTTTGAaactcatgtttttgtttaaaacacttacaaatatatatcattatttttgtctGATACCGATGCGCATGGTGCTCGTACATGAAAATCGCAGTGATTATTGTATTGGAGATCAACGTTGTAACATTAAACACTAGAAACTATTTGTAAAATGACTGAGTTAAAACAGCCtactataatatttcaataaggCACACACCTCAAAAGATAAAATACAAGTAACACTTAACGTTAATTCATCAAAGTTAAGataattataaatcaatatgttattaattcATAACCGGATTATTGTCAAAGTAAGGTCAATATATGCACAGATACACCCGAAAAATAATCAGGCGATCGGGTTTTTAATCAAAAATAATTACACTATGCTTAAAATTATACTGATCAGGCTTGTTTCTCTCTTCAGTATGTAGTCAAGAATACTTCATATGAACTATATTGCTGCCGCtgttcaaattcaatttaataatacatgtgAATCAGTACATATAAAGACTTTCGTTGTTATTCATTCGCACTATTTTTATTGCACGGATACAACTTTTCCATACCCACAGTTCATTATGGGTGGACATTATTAATTGTTACAAGTGCCATCTTATACTACTTGTAATAATGCTCCGGAAAGGAACAGTATACATTAACTTCAGCTAAAAGAGTCAATGGCCATACTTATTCAATTGACGtcagtattgtttttgaaacatctCAAATGTTAACGTTGATTTCCATTTTCGTCACATTATTCTCCGATTCGTTTAAGCGCCTTCCAAGTTACGACCATTAACATGGTTCGATGAACGAATGGACGGACATTACTGCATGAACTACTCTATCGGGCGACAGATATAATGCACACATTACTGATTTAATTCGAATAGTATCGGGCGATGCTTGATAACACGAAATGACACAGAGTATTTACAAACACAGGTCAGCATGCATTTGATTGGAGGCAATTCGTTTTCTATACTTTTCCAAATGTCTCTTAATAAAAACTTTTGCATTCAGAAAGATGTTTCATTTAGTAATCGACTATTATCTGCACGTTGCCGTCTTTGCCGCACAGCGTTAATGTATGCTGTCACCTAATTGTTTACCATTATTAGTTTCTAATATGAACACATTCTGAAACGTTCTCAAACTTAAATAACATAACTTAATATAACAAGCAACAAACGTGCACGACAGGCGTGAGAATGGTTTGGCCTGGaaaaaattattatcattctATTCAGACAATTGAATAAAGTATGCATTGACCGATATGCGTGCGgatttgacctgatgacctttaaaatcaataggagtcatcttcACATTCAAGACAACTGTGAAGTTGATCTTTTACCTGATTAACCTGATTAACCAtaaaccaataggggtcatctactggttacacccacaaccttcatgtcaagttcgCGGGTCATGTTGGCAAGCATTGtgaagttatcactcggacaagctttttgAACTCAAGGCCACTCgacttcaaaatcaatagaggaCATTTACTTGTCACGGTCAATCTTCAAGTCAAGTTGAAgtgccataggtgcaggcattttCAAGTACTCACccagacaagctttttgtatTCAAGGTCGCTGTGACCTTGGCCATTGCTATGGCATTGCCGAATTATCACtcacaacattttgttttcgttcaaatgacatcaaaatcaagtgggttcatctactggtcacgcTTAAtctcaaattcatattttaagacCATGGCTCCAATCTTTGTCGATTTACCACTCttcgaagggggcataataagtGGTCAAAATGTCATAGCGTCTAATTTCTTAAGAGCTTCATTACGGTAACCGGCAGGTGTCAATTTGACTAAGAAGAGTCAACCGCTTAAGCATCTGTTTAGGATTGCTCGAAGACTTGAATAACAACTATTGAAGCTCCAGCGCTTTCAGTAAATTCATAATGCACATATTTAGACTTCGGCCAAGATCAACCGCTAATTGCTGAATTAAGTACCGTCtagttaatatttcaattacctGGTATTCCTAAATCTCTTTCAAAAGGGCTTTACCAAGCTAAATTTTACGTCCCTGAAACTGTAGATTGACAAACCCCTTTTTTCGGGATACCCAGTTAAATAATCCAAACGTATCTCATGCTGTCATTAAACTATAAATGAGGATTAAGTAACGCGTTCTTGATCATCAATCAACCAGTTATTCAGTCAGaaagtcagtcagtcagtcagtcagtcagtcggAATATGAGTCAGCTTCTGGTACGGATTCAAAATATTcttgatattttgaataattagttAGGTCTGAGGGTTTGCGCTCTGGGTTTGAGATAGTTTACTTCAAGGTAAGTTTTGAGGATCTGCTTTGCTTCCGTTTTAGAAAAACTAATACTTGACAAATACCAAATAAATAATTACCAACAACAAACTTGCACACTTGAACGGGTTTTACCTTACGTTTGAACATTTGAATGAACAGGACGTGAATTTGTGCAAGGATGCAAGGATGCTTCATTTTTGCGTCATCAAAAAACCTTAAGTGttgacaatataattaatacGAGAAAAAAACCCTCATGAAAACACGTCACAATGTATAAAATAGTCGAGAAATACCAATAGAGCGTCCCATTTACTATAAattgtatgtattaaaatttcaatatagcattatttatttaaaaatgaaacccAAATCACTGGAAGTATGTCTATATCGTATTGTGTCTTagttaatttgtttgaaaacgcttttacaaaataatgattttcatAGGTACCTTAGTAAATTCTACTACGATCTAGTATAACGGCAAAATGATTATTCACTGACATACGAGGTCTTCAGTTATAACAGTGGCTACGGAAATTagaatattgtcaactttaagGTAgtgtaaatatgtttgcaagTAGCGGACTCATTTCTACTGATGGAATTCCTTTGGAAAAGTTAAATAATTGCCAACGTTTATTTGACGTTTATAGTGATGTATGATCAGATATTTCCATACTGCAGAAAAGAAAACCCTCAAATTGACTGATACCTGGCATTATTCGGCAAGTTCCCATTTTGCAAGACCGAATTGATATTATGCGGATAGcaaaaatcgtaaaataatGAATTCTTTCAAATCAgatatatttgattaattttatgtaaaatgaaaactttactGCTGATGAAATATGCGATTGTTCGTTTTCATCGGCCGTTCGCAATTTAAAGTGTAATAACATATCATCACTGGCATAAGCTGAGCCAATTCCGTTAATGACGCATATACAACATCATACAGACGCATTGACTTGAATTCAAAGTGTGTTGTCGTAACCAATATCATAGACTTCATAAGTCATTTGTAAGAAATCGATGTGTTTAAACGAAGAAAGCCCAAACGTCTTTGGCATAAGTCCTCTGGACGCGTGAGTCATGAGGTATCCTGTGACGATCCTTTTAGTGAGCtacatcaaaaaaaaaaatcagaaatattGCATGagtgtttaccacgtgataaattgtatttaaatgctacattggaaggcaatattttgctatGAATGAAGAATTTAAGCAAATATTAGTTGACTATTTCTTCACCAATTCAAATGAAACGCTGCTTACAGGGCTCCGctttcggtcttttaccagtgTTTGATAAAGAGTATAGTTTCTGAATGCTTATGTGAAAACATCTTCGTTATCAAAGATAATATGTGTCaactgtaaaatatatgtgGAGAAAGAAATATCTGAAGGCTTAATTGAAATAGGTCGGTTAATCAATTGTCCAGTTTACAAAATGTACAACATAAAGAGTGTCAGATTCTATGGAATGCTTTTACAGTAAAACATAGTAAAATCGACCTACCGGTTTCGCCTGCTGTTGATGTGATGAGCCGAATACCTCACGGCAATCCCAATTCCCGCGCTAAATGCATTGCCAACATGTAGAACccggaataaaataaaaaaaaacccagatgaATACGATCGTTTAGATTTTGTCTATAGGTAGACTACATCCTTAGGTGATATCAAACTAAATtaacaagaaaaacattatactttttacatttttcgcatttaT
The DNA window shown above is from Mya arenaria isolate MELC-2E11 chromosome 6, ASM2691426v1 and carries:
- the LOC128236655 gene encoding pyroglutamylated RF-amide peptide receptor-like, which encodes MSLEMEPDTVFISSAVTFSNETGTNITTLTSPEQMPPMMPPQPPTDPLLEFKKYALIITNIIGILGNFLVFYVFTRTKLKRPSTSRYLAATAIADSGYLMTVMLVSMTQHNNMRIQNRVGMCQLVQFGQHAFPFLIRWYLTAVVVDKYIGVMWPRKKSKMCTVFRAKCVIISLAIMAIVCYLYVTWFFVSYDIEPPVCSINWADKRVKDSWTILTRMDAIVNFVFPYIIMFSLTCLIAYRSWQYHQHSMSAGERFLRRRRVTTPEDKEFKTTPLLILLVSFSLLLCIPNSTSRLRELSSSDFRPQITETTLMINGLFFYFEVLNSAIRIFIYILASNSFTRQLGKILFCTHRCKKKKSDNRELQSCHQTSIDGNTSNVKTVGTSTEGIV